The Geothrix sp. genome has a window encoding:
- a CDS encoding DUF58 domain-containing protein — MRLWSDRRLRLSLTGLGGQYLLALLAVGAFSVNTGNNLLYLVFSLMLGLFLVSGVLSRRALQGLKVKELEEGNLFARVRGGLRLRLQDPGRGRVRGLELLLSMEDGEVQPSFLGAASRSGETSVVFQVRAGHRGWTRLRRLELRTRFPFGLLEKSRFIDLDQPLLVLPHPRTPPAPPTSWRGEGHRTLAQEGVSSPEGARPLRVGDPPGRVHWKRTAQRSQPWVRTFEEERPLGLHLRIDLSAWAPGRPFERELERLSGAILQARLQKREISLEFHGASGAHEARGYTACWRILAQARAEGSTDRAEAAEGPLS, encoded by the coding sequence GTGAGGCTCTGGAGCGACCGCCGGCTGCGCCTGTCCCTCACGGGGCTGGGCGGGCAGTATTTGCTGGCGCTGCTGGCGGTGGGGGCCTTCTCGGTGAACACGGGCAACAACCTGCTCTACCTCGTGTTCTCGCTGATGCTGGGCCTGTTCCTGGTCTCGGGGGTTCTCAGCCGTCGGGCCCTCCAGGGCCTCAAGGTGAAGGAGCTGGAGGAGGGCAACCTCTTCGCCCGGGTGCGGGGCGGCTTGCGCCTCCGGTTGCAGGATCCGGGGCGGGGACGGGTCCGCGGCCTGGAGCTGCTTCTCTCGATGGAGGATGGCGAAGTCCAGCCCAGCTTCCTGGGCGCCGCCAGCCGCAGCGGCGAGACCTCGGTGGTATTCCAGGTCCGGGCGGGGCACCGGGGCTGGACCCGGCTCCGGCGGCTTGAGCTGCGCACCCGCTTCCCCTTCGGTTTGCTGGAGAAGTCCCGGTTCATCGATCTCGATCAGCCCTTGCTCGTGCTGCCCCATCCCCGGACACCCCCCGCACCACCCACGAGCTGGCGCGGAGAGGGCCATCGCACCCTGGCCCAGGAGGGCGTCAGCAGCCCGGAGGGGGCGCGGCCCCTGCGGGTGGGCGATCCCCCGGGCCGGGTCCACTGGAAGCGCACGGCCCAGCGCAGTCAGCCCTGGGTGCGGACCTTCGAGGAAGAGCGGCCCCTGGGGCTCCATCTGCGGATCGACCTGTCGGCCTGGGCACCGGGCCGCCCCTTCGAGCGGGAGCTTGAGCGCTTGTCCGGGGCCATCCTCCAGGCCCGCCTCCAGAAGCGGGAGATCAGCCTCGAGTTCCACGGGGCCTCGGGTGCCCACGAGGCACGGGGCTACACCGCCTGCTGGCGGATTCTGGCCCAGGCCCGGGCCGAAGGCAGCACGGATCGGGCGGAGGCCGCGGAAGGTCCGCTAAGCTGA
- a CDS encoding tetratricopeptide repeat protein, translating to MAIDRVKVKKEADKLLTAGKVERAIEEFQKLVEDNPKDYSTLNQIGDLCVQTGRVKEGVEIHKRLGGAYERDGFNARAAAIFQKVVRNAPEDIDAAQRLADLYRQMNKVGDAVKVHLQVAEHFQKKGLIKRALEEFNKVVDLDPKNLKMKVKLADLYNKEGMKDRAAGIYLEVAESLAMEQMHGEANQILERAKSMISTPQVYLTQSRLGVIQGDYTTAAQHLREGLGNNPRNTELLEALAEIELRSGHPDRALEALAEIAQLPDKTLPLCEKSLRNLANADRAEEGLRLFAPIARELARRGSGDMVARALRNALQDHMGSEAWILLAEIAHQSGNRTEQVQALQSAYALATQASDQALIGHLSSQLQALGAVPGVVPAPPTAGFSVPGSASGFQAPLPQEITRHGGETEVDPVRRLRIEQLSREAEALLRGGSHDRAVETFKKALELDPADLTIIEAIVAVHRTTGHLTKVQMQYVQSAQALAQLGKKREAGHLLDMAEQLFPGSTRIHRRAMGLPEPGAGRPPAPIALPSPPSDLDALIALDLPSFEPTPPGEAALGSAPAPAPAPSRAFEPIPLGDGLPVLPDPFAPPAGTPVPPAVPFTSPVEPAALDASDLSWMEDTLTDMISEGGAFSAPTTPLPPIPTQILAPEVVAGLPPLSADLEPAFGDLAPEGKSLPEPLPEPLSEPVSEELASLLGDIDFQMDYGSPEEAKAEIETALRQFPGHPELQARLERAESALQKLGHIAKASALDENDFANSFFDLTDVLGTALMDTGEGEEMHDATHMVEKIQSVDELFSAFREGVEKQVKGDDYDTHYNLGIAYKEMALIEPALEEFKIAMGDPERTLECCSMLSICEQDRGDLNAAVEWLRQGILAPGFPPEDSIGLRYDLAEIYLQQGHTAMAAEEFKAVYEMDPDYRDVAARLA from the coding sequence ATGGCCATTGATCGCGTCAAAGTCAAAAAGGAAGCCGACAAGCTCTTGACGGCCGGGAAGGTCGAGCGGGCCATCGAGGAATTCCAGAAGCTCGTCGAGGACAACCCGAAGGACTACTCCACGCTGAACCAGATCGGCGACCTCTGCGTGCAGACCGGTCGCGTGAAGGAAGGCGTCGAGATCCACAAGCGGCTGGGCGGCGCCTACGAGCGGGACGGCTTCAATGCCCGCGCCGCCGCTATCTTCCAGAAGGTGGTCCGCAACGCCCCCGAGGACATCGACGCGGCCCAGCGCCTGGCGGACCTCTACCGCCAGATGAACAAGGTCGGCGATGCGGTGAAGGTCCACCTGCAGGTGGCTGAGCACTTCCAGAAGAAGGGCCTCATCAAGCGGGCTCTGGAAGAGTTCAACAAGGTCGTCGATCTCGATCCCAAGAACCTGAAGATGAAGGTCAAGCTCGCGGACCTCTACAACAAGGAGGGCATGAAGGACCGTGCCGCGGGCATCTACCTCGAGGTGGCCGAGTCGCTGGCCATGGAGCAGATGCACGGCGAGGCCAACCAGATCCTCGAGCGCGCCAAGTCGATGATCTCCACGCCCCAGGTCTACCTCACCCAGAGCCGTCTGGGCGTGATCCAGGGCGACTACACCACGGCCGCCCAGCACCTGCGGGAGGGACTGGGCAACAACCCGAGGAATACCGAGCTGCTGGAGGCGCTGGCCGAAATCGAACTGCGCAGCGGCCACCCCGATCGCGCGCTGGAGGCTCTGGCCGAGATCGCCCAGCTGCCGGACAAGACCCTGCCCCTCTGCGAGAAGTCTCTTCGCAACCTCGCGAACGCCGATCGGGCGGAGGAGGGCCTCCGGCTCTTCGCCCCCATCGCCCGCGAGCTGGCCCGGAGAGGGTCGGGCGACATGGTCGCCCGCGCCCTGCGGAACGCCCTGCAGGATCACATGGGCAGCGAGGCGTGGATCCTTCTCGCGGAGATCGCCCACCAGAGCGGCAACCGGACGGAACAGGTCCAGGCCCTCCAGAGCGCCTACGCCCTGGCCACCCAGGCCAGCGACCAGGCGCTGATCGGGCATCTGTCGAGCCAGCTCCAGGCCCTGGGCGCCGTTCCCGGAGTCGTCCCGGCCCCGCCCACGGCGGGATTCTCCGTCCCCGGCAGCGCCAGCGGCTTCCAGGCCCCGCTGCCCCAGGAGATCACGCGCCACGGCGGCGAGACCGAAGTGGATCCCGTGCGGCGCCTCCGCATCGAGCAGCTCTCCCGCGAGGCCGAGGCCCTGCTCCGGGGGGGCAGCCACGACCGCGCCGTGGAGACCTTCAAGAAGGCCCTCGAGCTGGATCCTGCGGACCTCACCATCATCGAGGCCATCGTCGCCGTGCACCGCACCACCGGGCACCTCACCAAGGTGCAGATGCAGTATGTGCAGAGCGCCCAGGCCCTGGCCCAGCTCGGCAAGAAGCGGGAGGCCGGCCATCTGCTCGACATGGCGGAGCAGCTGTTCCCCGGCTCCACGCGGATCCACCGCCGGGCCATGGGCCTGCCCGAACCCGGGGCTGGCCGCCCCCCCGCGCCCATCGCGCTGCCATCGCCCCCCAGCGACCTGGATGCGCTGATCGCGCTGGATCTGCCGAGCTTCGAGCCGACGCCCCCTGGCGAGGCGGCACTTGGATCTGCACCTGCGCCGGCGCCGGCGCCCAGCCGGGCCTTCGAGCCCATTCCTCTGGGGGACGGGCTTCCGGTGCTGCCGGATCCCTTCGCGCCGCCCGCAGGTACTCCGGTGCCCCCGGCCGTGCCCTTTACCTCGCCGGTGGAGCCCGCAGCCCTCGATGCCTCCGATCTGAGCTGGATGGAGGACACGCTCACCGACATGATCTCGGAAGGCGGGGCCTTCTCGGCCCCCACGACGCCGCTCCCGCCCATCCCCACCCAGATCCTTGCGCCGGAAGTGGTGGCCGGTCTACCGCCTCTCTCGGCCGACCTGGAGCCGGCGTTCGGAGACCTCGCGCCGGAAGGGAAGTCGCTGCCGGAACCGTTGCCGGAACCCCTGTCGGAGCCAGTATCCGAAGAGCTGGCCAGCCTCCTCGGCGACATCGATTTTCAGATGGATTACGGCAGTCCCGAGGAGGCCAAGGCCGAGATCGAGACCGCCCTCCGGCAGTTCCCGGGGCATCCCGAGCTGCAGGCCCGTCTGGAGCGTGCGGAGAGCGCCCTCCAGAAGCTGGGGCACATCGCCAAGGCCAGCGCCCTCGACGAGAACGACTTCGCCAATTCCTTCTTCGACCTCACCGATGTGCTGGGCACGGCCCTCATGGATACGGGCGAGGGCGAGGAGATGCACGACGCCACCCACATGGTGGAGAAGATCCAGAGCGTGGACGAGCTGTTCAGCGCCTTCCGCGAGGGTGTCGAAAAGCAGGTCAAGGGCGACGACTACGACACCCACTACAACCTGGGCATCGCCTACAAGGAGATGGCCCTCATCGAGCCCGCCCTCGAGGAGTTCAAGATCGCCATGGGCGACCCCGAGCGCACCCTGGAGTGCTGCTCCATGCTCAGCATCTGCGAGCAGGATCGGGGCGATCTGAACGCGGCCGTGGAATGGCTCCGACAGGGCATCCTGGCTCCGGGCTTCCCTCCCGAGGACAGCATCGGCCTCCGCTACGACCTCGCCGAGATCTACCTCCAGCAGGGCCACACGGCCATGGCCGCCGAGGAGTTCAAGGCCGTCTACGAGATGGATCCCGACTACCGCGATGTGGCGGCGCGCCTGGCCTAG
- a CDS encoding cytidine deaminase encodes MFDDPQSPAWTPLLEAAWRARSNAYAPYSHFQVGAALLTASHGIVGGCNVENAAYPVTLCAERGALSAAVAAGLQPGDLVAAVVVTDSPKLTPPCGACRQALAEFAEGLPVLLANRNTRMLHRLEDLLPHSFTGRNLQ; translated from the coding sequence GTGTTCGACGATCCCCAATCCCCCGCCTGGACTCCGCTCCTGGAGGCGGCCTGGAGGGCCCGCTCGAACGCCTACGCGCCCTACTCGCACTTCCAGGTGGGCGCGGCCCTGCTCACGGCCTCGCACGGGATCGTGGGGGGCTGCAATGTGGAGAACGCCGCCTACCCCGTCACCCTCTGCGCCGAGCGGGGAGCCCTCAGCGCGGCCGTGGCCGCGGGGCTCCAGCCTGGGGATCTGGTGGCCGCGGTGGTGGTGACGGACTCGCCGAAGCTGACGCCGCCCTGCGGCGCCTGCCGGCAGGCCCTGGCGGAATTCGCGGAGGGCCTGCCCGTACTGCTTGCCAATCGCAACACCCGGATGCTGCACCGCCTGGAAGATCTGCTGCCGCACAGCTTCACGGGCCGGAATCTTCAGTAG